In one Pseudarthrobacter oxydans genomic region, the following are encoded:
- a CDS encoding SGNH/GDSL hydrolase family protein: MAPTPTGTATPATPGTPGIELPAEPVLLILGDSYTAGVGADQPDQGWAYLVAAELGYPATVDGAGGTGFAWGGGAQDDGGEEYEVRLRKIAGNAAFVPNVLVLQGGQNDSAVANPDEVEAATAQTIEAARRFWPGVQVVVLGPSAPQPLAEGLRGVNSAVRAGAAAANAPFIDAVEGNWFTGANSPGFDADGAHPNTAGHAYIAGKFLEYWAGLTR; this comes from the coding sequence GTGGCGCCGACACCCACGGGCACTGCCACGCCCGCAACGCCCGGAACGCCGGGAATTGAGCTGCCCGCCGAGCCCGTCCTGCTGATTCTTGGCGATTCGTACACGGCCGGGGTGGGGGCGGACCAGCCGGACCAGGGGTGGGCGTACCTGGTTGCCGCGGAGCTCGGCTACCCCGCCACCGTGGACGGCGCGGGCGGAACCGGGTTCGCCTGGGGCGGCGGGGCGCAGGACGACGGGGGTGAAGAGTACGAAGTCCGGCTGCGGAAGATCGCCGGCAACGCCGCCTTCGTGCCCAACGTCCTGGTGCTGCAGGGCGGACAGAACGACTCCGCCGTGGCCAATCCGGATGAAGTGGAAGCCGCCACTGCCCAGACCATCGAGGCGGCCCGGAGGTTCTGGCCGGGTGTCCAGGTGGTGGTGCTCGGGCCGTCGGCTCCGCAGCCCCTGGCGGAGGGACTGCGCGGCGTGAACAGCGCCGTCCGGGCCGGTGCCGCGGCAGCCAACGCACCCTTTATCGACGCCGTCGAGGGCAACTGGTTCACGGGCGCCAACAGTCCGGGCTTCGACGCCGACGGCGCCCACCCCAACACCGCCGGCCACGCCTACATCGCCGGGAAGTTCCTGGAGTACTGGGCGGGCCTGACGCGGTAA
- a CDS encoding alpha-ketoacid dehydrogenase subunit beta translates to MSPTITTSSEANGNVSAATARAAASAAATAEAAGPQPVTMAKALNTALADAMHADPSVLVFGEDVGMLGGVFRITDGLTATFGEQRCFDTPLAESGIVGMAVGMAINGMRPVIEMQFDAFAYPAFEQIVSHVAKMHNRTKGAVKLPMVIRVPYGGGIGGVEHHCDSSESYYAHTAGLKVFTPATVADGYRMLREAIDSDDPVMFMEPKKLYWSKDLVDLDELRRLHAEGTTAGRTTEGRAAVARPGTDATLIAYGPSVPTALAAAEAAALEGRSLEVIDVRTIVPFDDETVSASVRKTGRAVVIAEAHGFASVSSEIVARVQERCFHHLAAPIRRVTGFDIPYPAPKLEKYYLPGVDRILDAVDDLQWEN, encoded by the coding sequence GTGAGCCCCACCATCACCACCTCGTCCGAGGCCAACGGCAACGTCAGCGCCGCCACCGCCCGGGCAGCAGCCTCCGCCGCCGCCACCGCGGAAGCCGCCGGCCCGCAGCCGGTCACCATGGCCAAGGCCCTCAACACCGCCCTGGCCGACGCCATGCACGCCGATCCGTCCGTGCTGGTGTTCGGCGAGGACGTGGGCATGCTGGGCGGGGTGTTCCGCATTACCGACGGGCTCACCGCCACCTTCGGGGAGCAGCGCTGCTTCGACACCCCGCTGGCCGAGTCCGGCATCGTGGGCATGGCCGTGGGCATGGCCATCAACGGGATGCGCCCGGTCATCGAGATGCAGTTCGACGCGTTCGCCTACCCGGCCTTCGAGCAGATCGTCAGCCACGTGGCCAAGATGCACAACCGCACCAAGGGCGCCGTGAAGCTGCCCATGGTGATCCGGGTTCCCTACGGCGGCGGCATCGGGGGAGTGGAGCACCACTGCGACTCCTCCGAGTCCTACTACGCCCACACCGCCGGCCTGAAGGTGTTCACCCCGGCCACCGTGGCGGACGGATACCGGATGCTCCGCGAGGCCATCGACTCCGACGATCCCGTGATGTTCATGGAGCCCAAGAAGCTCTACTGGTCCAAGGACCTGGTGGACCTGGACGAGCTCCGCCGCCTTCACGCGGAAGGCACGACGGCGGGACGCACCACCGAAGGCCGCGCCGCCGTCGCCCGTCCCGGCACGGACGCCACGCTGATCGCCTACGGCCCGTCCGTCCCCACCGCGCTCGCCGCCGCCGAGGCCGCCGCGCTGGAAGGGCGCTCGCTGGAGGTCATCGACGTGCGCACCATTGTCCCGTTCGACGACGAGACCGTCAGCGCGTCCGTGCGGAAGACCGGCCGGGCCGTGGTGATCGCCGAGGCCCACGGCTTCGCGTCCGTGTCCTCCGAGATAGTGGCCCGGGTTCAGGAGCGCTGCTTCCACCACCTGGCCGCCCCCATCCGCCGCGTGACCGGGTTCGACATCCCGTACCCGGCGCCCAAGCTTGAGAAGTACTACCTGCCCGGCGTGGACCGCATCCTCGACGCCGTCGACGACCTTCAGTGGGAGAACTGA
- a CDS encoding thiamine pyrophosphate-dependent enzyme, translated as MTISADHTAPEHTGTAPAGNNLSETAKKFGISAEDYMLPARHQIQMVDPAGRLLPDSEQGTEPGHEYPLPGDGELLAAYEQLVVGRRVNDQNSALVRQGRMAVYPSSHGQEACQVAAALCLSDGDWMFPTYRDAVAVMTRGVDPVQVMTIFRGDWHSGFNPLQHKVGIQCTPLTTQLLHAVGVAHAAKLRGEDTVVLAMCGDGATSEGDFHEALNFAAVFHLPVIFFVQNNKYAISVPLAHQSVAPSLAHKAVGYGMAGERVDGNDVVALLAVLDRAVKLAREGSGPLLVEANTYRMQAHTNADDDTRYRESSEVAEWRAKDPVNRMRTYLTDRGLLDPSVEARIAGHAEAVATQLRDGLSEDVPVDPQELFRHVFEKTTPQLKEQSALLADELARDAASSQEAGK; from the coding sequence ATGACGATCTCCGCAGACCACACCGCGCCGGAACACACCGGCACGGCGCCCGCCGGGAATAATCTCTCGGAAACGGCCAAGAAGTTTGGCATCAGCGCCGAGGACTACATGCTCCCGGCCCGGCACCAGATCCAGATGGTGGACCCGGCCGGCCGGCTCCTGCCGGACAGTGAGCAGGGCACCGAACCCGGCCACGAATACCCCCTGCCCGGCGACGGCGAACTGCTGGCCGCGTACGAGCAGCTCGTCGTCGGCCGCCGCGTCAATGACCAGAACTCCGCGCTGGTCCGGCAGGGCCGCATGGCCGTCTACCCGTCCAGCCACGGCCAGGAAGCCTGCCAGGTGGCCGCCGCCCTCTGCCTCTCCGACGGCGACTGGATGTTCCCCACCTACCGCGACGCCGTCGCCGTCATGACCCGCGGCGTGGACCCCGTGCAGGTGATGACCATCTTCCGCGGCGACTGGCACAGCGGGTTCAACCCCCTCCAGCACAAGGTGGGCATCCAGTGCACCCCGCTCACCACCCAGCTGCTGCACGCCGTGGGCGTGGCCCACGCCGCCAAGCTCCGCGGCGAGGACACCGTGGTGCTGGCCATGTGCGGCGACGGCGCCACCAGCGAAGGCGACTTCCACGAGGCCCTGAACTTCGCCGCCGTCTTCCACCTGCCCGTCATCTTCTTCGTCCAGAACAACAAGTACGCCATCTCGGTACCGCTGGCGCACCAGTCCGTGGCGCCGTCGCTCGCGCACAAGGCCGTGGGCTACGGCATGGCCGGCGAACGCGTGGACGGCAACGACGTCGTGGCCCTCCTCGCCGTCCTGGACCGGGCCGTGAAACTGGCCCGCGAAGGCTCCGGCCCCCTGCTGGTGGAAGCCAACACCTACCGCATGCAGGCCCACACCAACGCCGACGACGACACCCGCTACCGCGAAAGCAGCGAGGTTGCGGAGTGGCGGGCCAAGGACCCGGTGAACCGGATGCGGACCTACCTGACGGACCGCGGCCTGCTGGACCCCTCCGTGGAAGCGCGCATCGCCGGGCACGCCGAAGCCGTGGCCACGCAGCTGCGCGACGGCCTCAGCGAGGACGTCCCCGTGGACCCGCAGGAACTCTTCCGCCACGTCTTCGAAAAGACCACGCCCCAGCTGAAGGAACAGTCCGCCCTGCTCGCCGACGAACTCGCCCGCGACGCAGCATCATCACAGGAGGCCGGCAAGTGA
- a CDS encoding EAL domain-containing protein has translation MAGEQQDDLLTQALLLDEIGQSVIGMDSSWRVTYWNRASERLYGFAVSEVIGLTPLDLGIVNSFPIPGPGPANEEIAERLALGQDWSGELGMQDRSGRQFPVHATISPIRGRHTVAVDIVAISKDITDRKLREAALGRLSAMVESSGDAIIGADMDGKITSWNAGAVRMFGWSMAEAVGQTHALFTTRNAEDLDVRVAERIRAGASVSGVEARWRRKDGSVIDVDLTLSPVYGQDGKLAGASAIARDITEIKRLRSEADAERRRLIASQEMAHVGSLEYSGATGETWHSQEFARIVGLAPGESLSRAWLLERTHPEDRDRVRQVWRDLHSGVRFADVEYRLLRPDGGQRWLHSRILNVDGTHGQPAQFLDTVLDITERKKAEQVLEWQARHDALTGLPNRYLITEVLQGFLDNGSRPVVMFVDIDRFKLVNDGIGHGGGDRILMLLSDRLTKTVRAGDTVGRFGGDEFIIVCENMGMRAAKVMAGRIRECIRAPFEVEDRQIFLNVSVGIALAGPDDTAQSMLGGADTAMYRAKSAGGDASVVYHSRMTQRASGRLDMESDLWLALDRGELRLNYQPIMELATETPLGFEALLRWEHPDHGLIPPESFIPVAEETGLIVPIGTWVLQETLRQVQQWRQEVEGAGDLTAAVNISGRQFVAKDFPDIVEAAIQVSGIDAGAVHLEITETVLMDEPDLPKETLQRLSRLDVGLSIDDFGTGYSSLGYLRWLTAKTLKIDRTFIQELGDRPQGGTVIELVLGMAKSLKLDVIAEGVETHAQLNELRRMGVTRAQGYLWSKPIPPERVPGWLNGRLRKTRTPAALTPG, from the coding sequence ATGGCGGGGGAACAACAGGATGATCTGCTAACACAGGCCTTGCTGCTCGACGAGATCGGCCAGTCTGTGATCGGGATGGACAGCAGCTGGCGGGTCACGTACTGGAACCGTGCCTCCGAACGATTGTATGGTTTCGCTGTCTCGGAGGTGATCGGATTGACGCCTCTTGATCTGGGCATCGTCAATAGTTTCCCGATCCCCGGGCCAGGGCCTGCGAATGAGGAGATCGCGGAGCGGTTAGCCCTTGGCCAGGACTGGTCCGGGGAATTGGGGATGCAGGATCGGTCCGGCAGGCAGTTTCCAGTCCATGCGACGATCAGCCCGATCAGGGGCCGCCACACGGTGGCAGTGGATATCGTGGCCATCTCAAAGGACATCACTGACCGGAAACTTCGGGAGGCGGCCTTGGGCCGGCTCTCCGCGATGGTGGAGTCTTCGGGGGATGCGATCATCGGCGCTGACATGGACGGGAAGATCACCAGCTGGAACGCAGGTGCCGTACGGATGTTCGGCTGGAGCATGGCGGAAGCCGTCGGCCAAACGCACGCGCTGTTCACCACCCGGAACGCGGAGGACTTGGATGTCCGCGTCGCTGAGCGGATCCGCGCCGGGGCTTCCGTCTCAGGGGTAGAGGCCCGGTGGCGGCGCAAAGACGGCTCGGTCATTGACGTGGACCTGACGCTGTCACCGGTGTATGGGCAGGACGGAAAGCTTGCCGGCGCTTCTGCCATTGCCAGGGACATCACGGAGATTAAGCGGTTGCGGTCCGAAGCCGATGCCGAGCGGCGCCGGTTGATTGCATCTCAGGAAATGGCGCATGTGGGAAGTCTTGAGTACTCGGGCGCCACGGGGGAGACCTGGCACTCACAGGAATTCGCGCGCATCGTGGGCTTGGCGCCAGGGGAGTCCCTATCAAGGGCATGGCTGCTGGAGCGGACACACCCGGAGGACCGTGACCGGGTCCGGCAGGTGTGGCGGGACCTGCATTCGGGGGTGCGATTCGCTGATGTAGAGTACCGGCTCCTCCGGCCGGATGGCGGGCAGCGATGGCTTCATTCACGAATACTGAACGTCGACGGCACTCACGGGCAACCAGCTCAATTCCTTGACACGGTACTGGACATCACTGAGCGCAAGAAAGCCGAGCAGGTCCTGGAATGGCAAGCCCGTCACGATGCCCTGACAGGCCTGCCCAACCGGTACCTGATAACCGAGGTGCTGCAGGGTTTCCTTGACAATGGTTCCCGGCCAGTGGTCATGTTCGTCGATATCGACCGCTTCAAACTCGTCAATGACGGTATCGGCCATGGCGGCGGTGACAGAATCCTGATGCTCCTGAGCGACCGTTTGACGAAGACAGTGAGGGCCGGTGACACGGTAGGGCGTTTCGGGGGCGATGAATTCATCATTGTCTGCGAGAACATGGGCATGCGTGCCGCCAAGGTGATGGCCGGGCGAATCCGTGAATGCATCAGGGCTCCGTTCGAGGTGGAGGACCGGCAGATTTTCCTCAACGTCAGTGTTGGTATCGCCCTGGCCGGACCTGATGACACAGCACAGTCCATGCTGGGCGGCGCGGATACTGCAATGTATAGGGCCAAATCGGCCGGCGGGGACGCATCGGTGGTTTACCACTCCAGAATGACTCAAAGGGCCAGTGGACGGTTGGATATGGAGTCTGACCTATGGTTAGCCCTGGATCGGGGAGAACTGCGGCTGAATTATCAGCCGATCATGGAGCTCGCCACTGAAACGCCACTCGGTTTCGAGGCTCTCCTGCGGTGGGAGCACCCCGACCATGGCCTCATTCCACCGGAATCATTCATCCCGGTCGCTGAAGAGACGGGCCTGATCGTTCCGATTGGAACCTGGGTGCTGCAAGAAACCCTGCGCCAGGTGCAGCAGTGGCGTCAGGAGGTGGAGGGAGCCGGAGACCTCACGGCAGCAGTGAACATCTCCGGACGCCAGTTCGTGGCGAAGGACTTTCCGGACATCGTGGAGGCAGCAATCCAGGTGTCCGGCATTGATGCCGGAGCCGTTCATTTGGAGATCACTGAAACCGTTCTCATGGACGAACCGGACCTGCCCAAGGAAACCCTGCAACGTCTTTCCCGCCTGGACGTCGGCCTTTCCATTGATGATTTCGGCACCGGCTACTCCTCCCTGGGCTATTTGAGGTGGCTTACTGCTAAGACTCTGAAGATCGATCGCACTTTCATTCAGGAACTGGGAGACCGCCCGCAGGGGGGTACCGTCATAGAGCTTGTCCTGGGCATGGCTAAAAGCCTCAAACTCGACGTTATCGCTGAAGGCGTCGAAACCCACGCCCAGCTCAACGAACTTCGGCGGATGGGCGTCACCCGCGCCCAGGGATACCTCTGGAGCAAGCCGATCCCCCCGGAACGCGTCCCAGGGTGGTTAAACGGCCGGCTGAGGAAAACCCGTACGCCGGCAGCGCTGACGCCGGGCTGA
- a CDS encoding Lrp/AsnC family transcriptional regulator, giving the protein MAARDAGTEPVPLDEIDRRIIAELTRDGRMSVTQVAENVHISRAHAYTRIGRLTSEGVLSKFTALVDPIKAGLRSSAYVTLKLKQDAWRELRDQLAVIPEVHHVALVGGDFDVILLVRAVDNIDLRRVIFDQLQSMPGVLDTQTFLVFEDLDTR; this is encoded by the coding sequence GTGGCAGCCAGGGATGCCGGGACGGAACCCGTCCCGCTGGACGAGATCGACCGCAGGATCATTGCCGAGCTGACCCGTGACGGCCGGATGTCAGTCACGCAGGTGGCGGAGAACGTCCACATCTCCCGGGCGCACGCGTATACAAGGATTGGCCGGCTCACTTCTGAAGGGGTGCTGTCCAAGTTCACGGCGCTGGTGGACCCCATCAAGGCGGGGCTCCGCTCGTCCGCCTACGTGACGCTGAAGCTGAAGCAGGACGCCTGGCGCGAGCTGCGGGACCAGCTCGCCGTGATCCCCGAGGTGCACCACGTGGCCCTGGTGGGCGGCGACTTCGACGTGATCCTCCTGGTCCGCGCCGTGGACAACATCGACCTGCGGCGGGTCATCTTCGACCAGCTGCAGTCCATGCCCGGCGTGCTGGACACCCAGACGTTCCTAGTGTTTGAGGATCTGGATACGCGGTAG
- a CDS encoding dihydrolipoamide acetyltransferase family protein: MSETRVFLLPDLGEGLTEAELVSWHVAVGDEISVDQPIAEVETAKSTVEVPSPYAGIVAELHGQPGETLDVGKPLISVTPVGATRGAADDAAPAPSPDDIAASSMSSGSDRPDATPGAASSASSAAEPYREEERAGSGNVLIGYGTPGGHGVARRTRAPKASVSVLESQEIKPAEDDLTLLRTRVPGRLGAVISPLVRRMAREHGVDLGELPGSGEGGLIMRRDVEKAIHAPVVEPAETKPVETPKAPAEPAKTTAAPEGVDARTGLPIAARTPVRGVRKAVAANMARSRSEIPEATVWVDVDATGLLELREGLKAGGSQVPGLLAFIARFVTAGLKKYPELNTRIETASDGSQEIVSFDGVNLGIAAQTDRGLVVPSVRAAEKLTARDLDAEIRRLTDVARQGKATPTELGSGTFTLNNYGVFGVDGSAAIINHPEVAILGVGRIIDKPWVVNGELAVRKVTELTLTFDHRVCDGGTAAGFLRFVADAIENPTTLLADL; the protein is encoded by the coding sequence ATGAGTGAAACGCGTGTGTTTTTGTTGCCGGACCTGGGCGAGGGCCTCACCGAAGCCGAGCTGGTGTCCTGGCACGTTGCCGTGGGGGACGAGATCTCCGTGGACCAGCCCATCGCCGAGGTGGAAACCGCGAAGTCCACGGTTGAGGTGCCCTCCCCGTATGCCGGGATCGTGGCCGAGCTGCACGGACAGCCGGGCGAGACGCTGGACGTGGGGAAGCCGCTGATCTCGGTGACGCCTGTTGGTGCAACCCGTGGCGCCGCGGATGATGCCGCCCCCGCCCCTTCGCCGGACGACATTGCTGCAAGCAGCATGTCGTCCGGCTCCGACAGGCCCGATGCCACTCCCGGGGCGGCATCATCCGCGTCGTCTGCTGCTGAACCTTATCGTGAGGAGGAGCGGGCCGGTTCGGGAAACGTCTTGATCGGTTATGGCACTCCGGGCGGGCACGGTGTTGCCCGGCGCACCCGCGCGCCCAAAGCCTCTGTCTCCGTGCTCGAGTCGCAGGAAATCAAGCCCGCCGAGGACGACCTCACCCTGCTGCGCACTCGCGTTCCCGGCAGGCTCGGTGCCGTGATCTCCCCGCTGGTCCGGCGCATGGCCCGGGAACACGGCGTGGACCTCGGCGAGCTCCCCGGCTCGGGCGAGGGCGGGCTGATCATGCGGCGTGACGTGGAGAAGGCCATCCACGCCCCGGTGGTCGAACCTGCCGAAACCAAGCCCGTCGAAACCCCCAAGGCCCCGGCTGAACCAGCCAAAACCACAGCGGCACCGGAGGGCGTGGACGCCCGGACCGGGCTGCCCATCGCTGCCCGGACACCGGTCAGGGGAGTGCGCAAGGCCGTTGCCGCCAACATGGCGCGCAGCCGTTCCGAAATCCCCGAGGCGACAGTCTGGGTGGACGTGGACGCCACTGGTCTGTTGGAGCTTCGCGAAGGGCTCAAGGCCGGCGGCTCCCAGGTGCCGGGCCTGCTCGCGTTCATCGCGCGTTTTGTCACGGCTGGGCTAAAAAAGTACCCGGAGCTGAACACCCGGATCGAGACTGCGTCCGATGGGTCCCAGGAGATTGTCTCGTTCGACGGCGTCAACCTCGGCATCGCCGCCCAGACCGACCGGGGCCTGGTGGTCCCGTCCGTCCGCGCCGCCGAGAAGCTGACTGCCCGCGATCTGGACGCCGAGATCCGCCGGCTCACCGACGTCGCACGCCAGGGCAAGGCGACCCCCACCGAGCTGGGCAGCGGCACCTTCACGCTCAACAACTACGGCGTGTTCGGGGTGGACGGCTCCGCGGCGATCATCAACCACCCCGAGGTGGCCATCCTGGGCGTGGGCCGGATCATCGACAAGCCGTGGGTGGTGAACGGCGAGCTGGCCGTCCGCAAGGTCACCGAGCTGACACTGACCTTCGACCACCGCGTCTGCGACGGCGGCACGGCAGCCGGCTTCCTCCGCTTCGTGGCCGACGCAATTGAAAACCCAACCACCCTCCTCGCCGACCTCTAA
- a CDS encoding MBL fold metallo-hydrolase, protein MSEWLEVGANNYVLVTEGSLLNTGLVVGSERAMVIDTGCGPRQGQEILDAVRDKTQLPLVVVNTHAHYDHFFGNAVFAEAGATEFWAHQNCATEIEERGDLQRRFVGTLEPEMSTGEGENVELVVPNAIVKDRPVLVDLGGLTATLFYLGRGHTDGDLLVGTPTTLYVGDLVEQGAHPSFEDSYPEEWADVLRHISALRHRYEFLIPGHGKPCSDQFVKTMAHTLTTAVRQARQSIRDTPDDATKAIPVLPYGPEQSRWFIKRLQETRREH, encoded by the coding sequence ATGTCGGAATGGCTCGAAGTCGGCGCGAACAACTATGTGCTGGTCACCGAAGGATCGCTGCTGAACACCGGACTGGTGGTGGGATCCGAGCGGGCCATGGTGATCGATACCGGCTGCGGCCCCCGGCAGGGCCAGGAAATCCTGGACGCGGTGCGGGACAAGACCCAGCTGCCGCTCGTCGTGGTCAACACCCACGCGCATTACGACCATTTCTTCGGCAACGCGGTGTTTGCGGAGGCCGGCGCCACCGAGTTCTGGGCGCACCAGAACTGCGCCACCGAAATCGAAGAGCGCGGAGACCTCCAGCGCCGCTTCGTGGGGACGCTGGAACCGGAGATGTCCACCGGGGAGGGCGAAAACGTGGAGCTCGTGGTCCCCAACGCCATCGTCAAGGACCGGCCGGTGCTGGTTGACCTGGGCGGCCTGACCGCCACCCTGTTCTATCTGGGCCGCGGCCACACGGACGGCGACCTGCTGGTGGGCACCCCCACCACGCTGTATGTGGGGGACCTGGTGGAGCAGGGCGCGCACCCGTCCTTCGAGGACTCCTACCCGGAGGAGTGGGCGGACGTGCTCCGCCACATCTCGGCGCTCCGCCACCGCTACGAGTTCCTGATCCCCGGGCACGGGAAGCCGTGCAGCGACCAATTCGTCAAGACCATGGCCCACACGCTGACCACCGCGGTCCGCCAGGCACGCCAGTCCATCCGCGACACCCCGGACGACGCCACCAAGGCCATCCCGGTCCTGCCCTACGGGCCGGAACAGTCGCGCTGGTTCATCAAGCGGCTGCAGGAGACCCGCCGCGAGCACTAG
- a CDS encoding lipid kinase, whose protein sequence is MKVAREANSAAVVINAGARLGAAAPELAVDTLQRAGLPVSSVHHVLSGADLPGILDRVVADGRDLVVVGGGDGTVSCAAGRLAGTGIVLGVLPLGTANDLARTLEIPGDLAGACAALAGGKVVDIDLGRANGQPFLNVASVGLSVGVTETLSPRLKRYLGPAAYAVAAVRAYARHRPFRARLEFPEGDHDTLELEDMLQVAVGNGRHYGGGNTVSPTAGIDDHLLDIYAIPGAPLREHVRIARLLKDGSFVERHGVHHLTTRRVRLVTEPPMPVNLDGEIATATPADFTIERNAVHVVVPETSTSARFDG, encoded by the coding sequence ATGAAGGTTGCCCGAGAGGCGAACTCCGCTGCCGTGGTGATAAACGCCGGGGCGCGCCTGGGAGCGGCGGCGCCCGAGCTGGCGGTGGACACCCTGCAGAGGGCCGGCCTGCCCGTTTCCTCCGTGCACCACGTGCTGTCCGGCGCGGACCTGCCCGGAATCCTTGACCGGGTGGTTGCCGACGGGCGCGACCTGGTGGTGGTTGGCGGCGGTGACGGGACGGTGTCCTGCGCCGCCGGCCGGCTCGCCGGGACCGGAATCGTGCTCGGCGTCCTGCCGCTGGGCACCGCCAACGACCTTGCCCGCACGCTGGAGATCCCGGGCGATCTTGCCGGCGCCTGCGCCGCGCTCGCCGGCGGCAAGGTGGTGGACATCGACCTGGGGCGGGCGAACGGCCAGCCCTTCCTGAACGTCGCGTCCGTTGGCCTGTCGGTCGGGGTCACCGAGACCCTCAGCCCCCGCCTGAAGCGGTACCTCGGTCCGGCCGCCTACGCCGTGGCAGCCGTGCGCGCCTACGCCCGCCACCGGCCGTTCCGGGCCCGGCTCGAGTTCCCGGAGGGGGACCATGACACGCTGGAGCTCGAGGACATGCTGCAGGTGGCGGTGGGCAACGGCCGGCACTACGGCGGCGGCAACACGGTCTCGCCGACGGCCGGGATTGACGACCACCTCCTGGATATCTACGCCATCCCCGGGGCGCCGCTCCGCGAGCACGTCCGGATCGCGCGGCTGCTGAAGGACGGCAGCTTTGTGGAGCGCCACGGGGTGCACCACCTGACCACCCGGCGGGTCCGGCTGGTCACCGAGCCGCCCATGCCCGTGAACCTCGACGGCGAGATCGCCACGGCCACGCCCGCCGACTTCACCATCGAGCGCAATGCCGTGCACGTTGTGGTGCCGGAAACCAGCACCAGTGCGCGGTTCGATGGCTAG
- a CDS encoding family 16 glycosylhydrolase, protein MANRPRNGLFAWMGAPRTPRHPVPEDGTSPAESIKQPARTGGAVLMIVSLALTIGSLSVAANTPGPQPPEGKDAEPVIQATGSAQPATGTASPEPTTSDTGPPQPIAEAGSPEPTAETASPEPTQDGGSGPAANTESSPSLEALPVGDLPGWRQIFVEDFTDGDVPLGGFPGIYGSRWSETYKDGTPDTHAKTQEKAARTSGYFPSRVLSVHDGLLDMYLHSENAVSMGAAPSPKFDGATQPPYNSQLYGRYSVRFKADSVPGFKVAWLLWPVSKQWPQDGEVDFPEGDLSKVIYAALHGIGPDGHTFDVFRPNVPFTDWHVATTEWSPGRIEFFLDGKSIGVATSMVPNTPMRYILQTESCLTGCPAPEASGHVYVDWVAIWARN, encoded by the coding sequence ATGGCAAACAGGCCCCGCAACGGCCTTTTCGCCTGGATGGGTGCGCCACGGACGCCGCGGCATCCTGTCCCTGAGGACGGAACGTCACCGGCGGAGTCGATCAAGCAGCCCGCGCGGACCGGCGGCGCCGTCCTGATGATAGTGTCCCTGGCGCTCACAATCGGCTCGCTGAGCGTTGCCGCGAATACCCCTGGGCCCCAGCCTCCAGAAGGGAAAGACGCAGAGCCGGTGATCCAGGCGACCGGCTCGGCGCAGCCCGCTACGGGTACTGCTTCCCCGGAGCCAACTACTTCTGATACTGGGCCGCCGCAGCCAATTGCCGAGGCCGGCTCCCCGGAACCCACGGCGGAAACCGCATCCCCGGAGCCAACCCAGGACGGCGGGTCCGGGCCGGCTGCCAATACCGAGTCCTCGCCCTCCCTTGAGGCCCTGCCGGTGGGCGACCTGCCCGGCTGGAGGCAGATCTTTGTAGAGGATTTCACGGACGGGGACGTGCCCCTTGGCGGTTTTCCCGGCATCTACGGGTCGAGATGGAGCGAGACCTACAAGGACGGCACGCCAGACACCCATGCCAAGACGCAAGAAAAGGCCGCCAGAACGTCCGGCTATTTTCCATCCAGGGTTTTGAGCGTCCATGACGGCCTCCTGGACATGTACCTGCACTCGGAAAACGCCGTCTCCATGGGCGCGGCGCCCTCCCCGAAATTCGACGGCGCTACCCAGCCGCCGTACAACAGCCAGCTCTACGGACGCTACTCGGTGCGTTTCAAGGCAGATTCCGTGCCGGGTTTCAAGGTGGCCTGGCTGCTCTGGCCCGTCAGTAAGCAGTGGCCGCAGGACGGGGAGGTCGATTTCCCGGAAGGGGACCTGTCCAAAGTCATCTATGCTGCCTTGCACGGCATCGGCCCGGACGGGCACACCTTCGACGTCTTCCGTCCCAACGTTCCGTTTACGGACTGGCATGTGGCAACCACCGAGTGGAGCCCCGGGCGCATCGAATTCTTCCTTGACGGCAAGTCCATCGGCGTTGCCACGTCAATGGTCCCGAACACGCCGATGCGCTACATCCTGCAGACCGAGTCCTGCCTGACAGGCTGCCCGGCACCCGAGGCCAGCGGCCATGTGTACGTCGACTGGGTGGCCATCTGGGCCAGGAACTAG